The following proteins come from a genomic window of Solea solea chromosome 3, fSolSol10.1, whole genome shotgun sequence:
- the LOC131456877 gene encoding uncharacterized protein LOC131456877, with translation MMTSPNFVFLVAYLLFGKLAEMNPLVLSTTAHQDIGFISAHVGDNVTLSCLFTRDDYDQYWYKQTLGQKPKLICVVKTSGASDRTHSFYNDFRHNPRFSLQTDAGLNHLNISDVQLSDSTTYFCVSVRSVWFEFQEVITVSVEGSRWNLHPLVHQSESQRLQPGDSVTLNCTVHTGACAGEEHSVYWLKNSQEPHHGTIYTKGDRSDQCERKPNTQTHTCVYKLPMNSVNLSHAGTYYCAVAACGHILFGNGTKLDFNDEVNHRLLVYSAVSTLLSVLLAFSICIINKRNNSSSADSHAMLSQSSKTHAKTHQNEDALRRLVREADDTWTVCVYSGVTQ, from the exons ATGATGACATCTCCAAACTTTGTCTTCTTAGTGGCGTATTTGCTCTTTGGGAAACTGg CTGAGATGAACCCtcttgttctgtccacaacTGCTCATCAAGACATTGGATTTATATCAGCTCATGTTGGTGACAACGtgactttgtcatgtttattcacCAGAGATGATTATGACCAATACTGGTACAAGCAAACACTGGGTCAGAAGCCAAAGCTTATCTGTGTCGTAAAAACGTCAGGTGCAAGTGACCGAACACACAgtttttataatgattttagaCACAATCCACGCTTCTCACTTCAAACTGATGCTGGTTTGAATCACTTAAACATTTCTGATGTTCAACTTTCAGACTCAACGACTTACTTTTGTGTAAGCGTTCGGTCAGTTTGGTTTGAATTTCAAGAAGTCATCACTGTGAGTGTGGAGGGTTCAAGGTGGAATCTTCACCCTCTGGTCCATCAGTCAGAGTCACAAAGACTTCAGCCAGGAGATTCTGTCACTCTCAACTGTACAGTTCACACAGGAGCATGTGCTGGAGAAGAACACAGCGTTTACTGGCTCAAGAACTCTCAAGAACCTCACCATGGAACCATTTACACCAAAGGAGACAGAAGTGAtcagtgtgagaggaaacccaacactcaaacacacacctgtgtctacAAATTACCAATGAACAGTGTGAATCTCTCTCATGCTGGGACCTACTACTGTGCTGTCGCCGCATGTGGACATATACTGTTTGGGAACGGGACCAAACTGGACTTTAACG ATGAGGTCAATCATCGTTTACTCGTATATTCAGCAGTCTCCACCCTCCTGAGTGTTTTACTGGCTTTCTCAATCTGCATCATTAACAAGAGAAACAACAGCTCCAGTGCAG ATTCTCATGCCATGCTCTCACAGTCCTCCAAAACACACGCAAAG ACTCACCAGAATGAAGACGCCCTGAGGAGACTTGTGAGAGAGGCGGACGACAcctggactgtgtgtgtttactctggTGTAACACAGTAG
- the LOC131455940 gene encoding uncharacterized protein LOC131455940 — protein sequence MMTSPNFVFLVAYLLFGKLAEMNHLVLSTTAHQDIGFISANVGDNVTLSCLFTRDDYDQYWYKQTLGQKPQLICVIETSGASVRTHTFYNDFRQNPRFSLQTDAGLNHLNISDAQLSDSATYFCVGGPSIWFEFQEVITVSVEGSRWNLHPLVHQSESQRLQPGDSVTLNCTVDTGACAGEEHSVYWLKNSQEPHHGTIYTKGDRSDQCERKPNTQTHTCVYKLPMNSVNLSHAGTYYCAVAACGHILLGNGTKLDFKDEVNHRLLVYSAVSTLLSVLLAFSICIINKRNNSSSADSPE from the exons ATGATGACATCTCCAAACTTTGTCTTCTTAGTGGCGTATTTGCTCTTTGGGAAACTGg CTGAGATGAACCatcttgttctgtccacaacTGCTCATCAAGACATTGGATTTATATCAGCTAATGTTGGTGACAACGtgactttgtcatgtttattcacCAGAGATGATTATGACCAATACTGGTACAAGCAAACACTGGGTCAGAAGCCACAGCTTATCTGTGTCATAGAAACGTCAGGTGCAAGTGTCCGAACGCATActttttataatgattttagaCAAAATCCACGCTTCTCACTTCAAACTGATGCTGGTTTGAATCACTTAAACATTTCTGATGCTCAACTTTCAGACTCAGCGACTTACTTTTGTGTAGGCGGTCCGTCCATTTGGTTTGAATTTCAAGAAGTTATCACTGTGAGTGTGGAGGGTTCAAGGTGGAATCTTCACCCTCTGGTCCATCAGTCAGAGTCACAAAGACTTCAGCCAGGAGATTCTGTCACTCTCAACTGTACAGTTGACACAGGAGCATGTGCTGGAGAAGAACACAGCGTTTACTGGCTCAAGAACTCTCAAGAACCTCACCATGGAACCATTTACACCAAAGGAGACAGAAGTGAtcagtgtgagaggaaacccaacactcaaacacacacctgtgtctacAAATTACCAATGAACAGTGTGAATCTCTCTCATGCTGGGACCTACTACTGTGCTGTCGCCGCATGTGGACATATACTGTTGGGGAACGGGACCAAACTGGACTTTAAGG ATGAGGTCAATCATCGTTTACTCGTATATTCAGCAGTCTCCACCCTGCTGAGTGTTTTACTGGCTTTCTCAATCTGCATCATTAACAAGAGAAACAACAGCTCCAGTGCAG ACTCACCAGAATGA
- the LOC131456878 gene encoding uncharacterized protein LOC131456878 — MMTSPNFVFLVAYLLFGKLAEKNHLVLSTTAHQDIGFISANVGDNVTLSCLFTVYDYDQYWYKQTLGQKPQLICVIETSGASGRTHTFYNDFRQNPRVSLQTDAGLNHLNISDAQLSDSATYFCVGGPSVWFEFKEVITVSVEGSRWNLHPLVHQSESQRLQPGDSVTLNCTVDIGACAGEEHSVYWLKNSQEPHHGTIYTKGDRSDQCERKPNTQTHTCVYKLPMNSVNLSHAGTYYCAVAACGHILFGTGTKLDFNDQSSMYIMAGALTFTTLLSILLAFLLYKRDKCSESCAQLSARSTTNEEGNRDGDNVHYAALSVHLPNRSRRQMDNANNECVYSSVQH; from the exons ATGATGACATCTCCAAACTTTGTCTTCTTAGTGGCGTATTTGCTCTTTGGGAAACTGG CTGAGAAGAACCatcttgttctgtccacaacTGCTCATCAAGACATTGGATTTATATCAGCTAATGTTGGTGACAACGtgactttgtcatgtttattcacTGTGTATGATTATGACCAATACTGGTACAAGCAAACACTGGGTCAGAAGCCACAGCTTATCTGTGTCATAGAAACGTCAGGTGCAAGTGGCCGAACGCACACTTTTTACAATGATTTTAGACAAAATCCACGCGTCTCACTTCAAACTGATGCTGGTTTGAATCACTTAAACATTTCTGATGCTCAACTTTCAGACTCAGCGACTTACTTTTGTGTAGGCGGTCCGTCCGTTTGGTTTGAATTTAAAGAAGTTATCACTGTGAGTGTGGAGGGTTCAAGGTGGAATCTTCACCCTCTGGTCCATCAGTCAGAGTCACAAAGACTTCAGCCAGGAGATTCTGTCACTCTCAACTGTACAGTTGACATAGGAGCATGTGCTGGAGAAGAACACAGCGTTTACTGGCTCAAGAACTCTCAAGAACCTCACCATGGAACCATTTACACCAAAGGAGACAGAAGTGAtcagtgtgagaggaaacccaacactcaaacacacacctgtgtctacAAATTACCAATGAACAGTGTGAATCTCTCTCATGCTGGGACCTACTACTGTGCTGTCGCCGCATGTGGACATATACTGTTTGGGACCGGGACCAAACTGGACTTTAACG ACCAGTCATCAATGTATATCATGGCTGGAGCTTTGACATTCACCACCCTCCTGAGTATTTTACTGGCTTTCTTACTGTACAAGAGAGACAAATGTTCAG AGTCTTGTGCCCAATTATCAGCTCGCTCCACAACAAATGAAGAG ggaaacagagatggagacaaTGTCCACTATGCTGCTTTAAGTGTCCACCTGCCTAACAGATCAAGAAGACAGATGGACAATGCAAATAATGAATGCGTGTACTCCAGTGTTCAACATTAA